From a single Brassica rapa cultivar Chiifu-401-42 chromosome A01, CAAS_Brap_v3.01, whole genome shotgun sequence genomic region:
- the LOC117126729 gene encoding uncharacterized protein LOC117126729: MDGNFSKLVTTAVGSLGLWSHITDDGPEPVAKGNEEGEGGKVLTEADVKKKWVQEDLMVLSVLQGSLETLQKTFGNVSNLSRVFELKKVITSLMQDGMDLIKHIGKFRALLSELDNLRPDTSDHEILVERREYDKMFGLMMTFDTCYKDVIKHILRSPSLPTMEEVCAQLQKEEESLGLFGRKEELLMSHQADDMQANKAAYKNEGRKYGERFEGSCDHCKKPRHKKSQCWILHPHLKPSKFKKDREAHAHLSAEASGSGSTGASACVQAVESEGRNLASHHLSGKSLEHEVIRKSDIDALIKALKESGNKLGNTFGYSFAAHTMPSSTDKFLDMLESSYTAKAESSIANKLIGLFENLKNKNDHRRTHIAKNMHKPLIIDYGASHHMISDNSLIKYIEPAQGHVMIANGDRIPIRGIGRLKLFNKDSKAFFMPEFTSNLLSDNGGEYTGHAFKDHLTSHGILHQTSCSYTPQQNGVAERKNRHLIEVARSMMFHTSVHKRYWSDDVMSACYLINRIPTKILADQSPFEVLNKSKPALEHLRIFGCVCYVLVLGEMRNKLVAKSTKAMLIEKNWEELGDLSQPSDKAASLRNILQGLGIGVSQDQIRRQKPIRVIAEESSHFEHEGESESEAASLEDQDSDEAEGQRDQGSDSPVQSGEDSRRRDQNESQEASEESQIQDEAVEKAAVEHPSQAVCSFAEYPEDHYAFMVSLDESYVPRSYEEAMLIQEWRDSVNAKADDMIRNDTWYENKLPKGKRAVSCKWIFTIKYLPNGKIDMCKTRLVARGFTQTYGEDYIDIFAPVAKLHTIRIVLSVATNLG; this comes from the exons ATGGATGGAAACTTTAGTAAGCTAGTTACG ACTGCCGTTGGGAGTCTAGGGCTGTGGAgtcacatcacggatgatgGTCCCGAGCCAGTGGCTAAAGGAAATGAAGAAGGTGAAGGTGGAAAAGTGCTCACCGAGGCTGATGTTAAGAAGAAATGGGTCCAAGAAGATCTGATGGTGCTTTCAGTGCTTCAAGGGTCTCTTGAG ACGCTCCAGAAGACATTTGGAAATGTCTCAAATCTTAGCCGTGTGTTTGAGTTGAAGAAAGTCATCACCTCCTTGATGCAAGATGGGATGGATCTCATTAAGCACATTGGAAAGTTCAGAGCCCTTTTGTCTGAACTAGACAATCTACGACCCGACACAAGTGATCACGAGATCCTCGTGGAGAGGAGGGAGTATGATAAGATGTTTGGGCTGATGATGACGTTTGATACTTGctacaaggatgtcatcaaacaCATTCTGAGGTCGCCAAGTTTACCAActatggaggaagtgtgtgctcaacttcagaaggaggaagagTCTCTAGGCCTATTTGGAAGAAAAGAGGAGCTTTTAATGTCTCACCAAGCTGATGATatgcaagcaaacaaggctgcatATAAGAATGAAGGAAGAAAGTATGGTGAGCGGTTTGAAGGAAGTTGTGACCATTGCAAAAAGCCGAGACATAAGAAGAGCCAGTGTTGGATTCTGCATCCTCATCTAAAGCCAAGCAAGTTCAAAAAGGATAGAGAAGCACAtgctcacctttctgctgaagcGAGTGGTAGTGGTTCAACCGGAGCCAGCGCATGTGTTCAAGCCGTTGAAAGTGAGGGTAGGAATTTAGCTTCTCATCACTTGAGTGGAAAAAGCTTAGAGCATGAGGTGATCAGGAAGTCCGACATagatgccctcatcaaagctcttaaggaaTCTGGTAACAAACTCGGAAACACCTTTGGTTATTCCTTTGCTGCTCATACAATGCCTAGTAGTACTGATAAGTTTCTAGACATGTTAGAGAGCTCCTATACTGCAAAAGCTGAGTCAAGCATTGCTAATAAACTAATAGGACTGTTTGAGaacttgaaaaacaaaaatgatcATCGTAGGACTCATATTGCTAAGAACATGCATAAGCCTTTAATTATTGATtatggtgcatctcatcatatgattagtgataacagcTTGATTAAATATATAGAACCTGCTCAAGGTCATGTTATGATTGCtaatggtgatagaattcctattagaggcaTTGGTAGGTTGAAattgtttaataaggattctaaaGCATTTTTCATGCCtgagtttacttctaatctctt gtctgataatggtggagagtatacgGGTCATGCATTCAAGGATCATCTAACTAGCCATGGGATTCTTCATCAGACGAGCTGTTCGTACACTCCTCAgcagaatggagtggctgaaaggaagaacagacaccTCATTGAGGTGGCCAGGTCGATGATGTTCCATACGAGTGTGCATAAAAGATATTGGAGTGATGATGTGATGTCTGCTTGCTACctgatcaacaggataccaaccaagATACTAGCTGATCAGTCTCCATTTGAGGTCCTTAACAAGAGTAAGCCGGCGTTGGAGCACTTGAGGATATTTGGATGTGTTTGCTATGTGCTGGTATTGGGAGAAATGCGGAACAAGCTAGTGGCAAAGAGCACCAAAGCCATGCTGATTGA GAAGAATTGGGAAGAACTTGGGGATCTATCCCAACCATCAGACAAGGCAGCcagtttgagaaacattctacAAGGACTTGGGATTGGAGTGTCCCAAGATCAGATCAGGCGTCAAAAGCCAATACGGGTTATAGCTGAAGAATCATCTCACTTTGAACATGAGGGGGAAAGTGAATCTGAAGCAGCAAGTCTAGAAGATCAGGACTCAGATGAAGCTGAAGGTCAAAGAGATCAAGGCTCagattctcctgtccaaagtggagaGGATTCAAGAAGAAGAGATCAGAATGAAAGTCAGGAAGCTAGTGAAGAGAGTCAGATACAAGATGAAGCTGTTGAGAAAGCT gctgtagAGCATCCTTCCCAAGCTGTGTGCTCATTTGCTGAGTATCCGGAAGATCACTATGCATTTATGGTCAGTCTTGATGAAAGTTATGTGCctagaagctatgaagaggcaatgttGATTCAagagtggagagattcagtcAATGCTAAGGCTGATGATATGATTagaaatgatacatggtatgagaatAAACTTCCAAAGGGAAAGAGAGCTGTGTCATGCaaatggatcttcaccatcaagtatctaCCAAATGGAAAGATAGACATGTGCAAGACAAGGTTGGTTGCTAGGGgcttcactcaaacttatggagaggattacattgatatcTTTGCACCTGTTGCAAAACTCCATACCATTCGGATTGTACTCTCGGTGGCGACTAACCTAGGGTga